A section of the Pseudomonas flavescens genome encodes:
- the dapC gene encoding succinyldiaminopimelate transaminase, with amino-acid sequence MNHALAQLQPYPFEKLRALLAGVQPAADRSPIALSIGEPKHRSPAFVAQALTDNLEQLAVYPTTLGIAALREAIATWCERRFKVPAGWLDPARHVLPVNGTREALFAFTQTVAQRDVDGLVVSPNPFYQIYEGAALLAGTQPHYLPCLAELGFNPDFDAVAPEVWQRCQILFLCSPGNPTGALIPVATLKKLIALADQYDFVIAADECYSELYFDETNPPAGLLTACAELGRSDFKRCVVFHSLSKRSNLPGLRSGFVAGDAEILKAFLLYRTYHGCAMPVQTQLASIAAWQDEDHVRANRDLYREKFAAVLEILDGVLDVQHPDGGFYLWARTPGDDAEFTRALFAREHVTVVPGSYLSREVDGLNPGSGRVRLALVAPLEECVEAARRIRRFIEQA; translated from the coding sequence ATGAACCACGCCCTCGCCCAGCTGCAGCCCTACCCGTTCGAGAAACTGCGCGCCCTGCTCGCCGGCGTACAACCCGCCGCCGATCGTTCGCCCATCGCCCTGTCGATTGGCGAGCCGAAACACCGCTCCCCCGCGTTCGTCGCCCAAGCGCTGACCGACAACCTCGAACAACTAGCGGTCTACCCGACCACGCTGGGCATTGCAGCGCTGCGCGAAGCCATCGCCACCTGGTGCGAACGCCGCTTCAAGGTGCCGGCCGGCTGGCTCGACCCCGCGCGCCACGTGCTACCGGTGAACGGCACCCGTGAAGCGCTGTTCGCCTTCACCCAAACCGTCGCCCAGCGTGACGTCGATGGCCTGGTGGTCAGCCCCAATCCGTTCTATCAGATCTACGAAGGCGCAGCCCTGCTCGCTGGCACCCAGCCGCATTACCTGCCGTGCCTGGCCGAACTGGGCTTCAATCCGGATTTCGATGCGGTGGCGCCCGAGGTCTGGCAACGCTGCCAGATTCTCTTCCTCTGCTCGCCCGGCAACCCGACGGGTGCGCTGATTCCCGTGGCAACGCTGAAGAAGCTGATCGCCCTCGCCGACCAGTACGATTTCGTCATCGCCGCCGACGAGTGCTACAGCGAGCTGTACTTCGACGAGACCAACCCGCCTGCCGGTCTGCTGACCGCCTGCGCCGAGCTGGGCCGTAGCGACTTCAAACGCTGCGTGGTGTTTCATAGCCTGTCCAAGCGTTCCAATCTGCCAGGCCTGCGTTCCGGGTTCGTGGCGGGCGACGCGGAGATTCTCAAGGCCTTCCTGCTGTACCGGACCTACCATGGCTGCGCCATGCCGGTACAAACCCAACTGGCCAGCATAGCCGCCTGGCAGGACGAGGATCACGTACGCGCCAACCGCGATCTGTACCGCGAGAAGTTCGCCGCCGTGCTGGAAATCCTCGATGGCGTGCTCGACGTGCAACACCCGGATGGCGGCTTTTACCTGTGGGCCAGAACACCGGGCGACGATGCCGAATTCACCCGTGCACTGTTCGCCCGGGAGCACGTCACCGTGGTGCCCGGCTCCTATCTGTCGCGGGAAGTCGATGGCCTCAATCCCGGCAGCGGCCGTGTGCGCCTGGCACTGGTCGCACCGCTCGAGGAATGCGTGGAAGCCGCACGGCGTATCCGACGCTTCATCGAACAGGCCTAG